One segment of Bacteroides caecimuris DNA contains the following:
- a CDS encoding SpoIID/LytB domain-containing protein — MNQPQITVGILSGKEIEFSFPVKFSSSVGTEISGTQKVIYQDGKIHWQGKEYDELSFIPPQNAHAFFELKDVTIGINFHWERKEVQKFKGELKIIIEGEQLTAINVISIEEYLTSVISSEMSATASLELLKAHAVISRSWLLNKLRVENGEWRVTVQPDSAAHSPLSTLHSQYIKWYDHEAHRNFDVCADDHCQRYQGITRASTPQAIEAVTATRGEVLMYAGTICDARFSKCCGGAFEEFQNCWENVKHPYLTGQRDCKAENQLPDLTIEAEADKWIRTSPVSFCNTQDKKILSQVLNNYDQETADFYRWKVSYTQQELSTLIHQRSGIDFGQILDLIPIERGTSGRLVRLKIVGTLRTLIIGKELEIRRTLSASHLYSSAFIIDKEYEEKGHKEDKLPSRFILTGAGWGHGVGLCQIGAAVMGEQGYKYEEILSHYYPGSTLEKQYQ; from the coding sequence ATGAATCAACCTCAAATAACAGTTGGTATCCTTTCCGGGAAAGAGATTGAATTCTCTTTTCCGGTGAAATTTAGTTCTTCTGTCGGAACGGAAATTTCCGGGACACAGAAAGTTATTTATCAGGATGGGAAGATTCATTGGCAAGGGAAAGAGTACGACGAATTATCCTTCATTCCTCCACAAAATGCACATGCTTTCTTTGAACTGAAAGATGTGACCATCGGAATCAACTTCCATTGGGAACGCAAAGAAGTCCAGAAATTCAAAGGGGAATTAAAGATTATCATCGAAGGAGAACAACTAACCGCCATCAATGTGATTTCCATTGAAGAATATCTTACCAGTGTAATTTCATCCGAAATGAGCGCAACAGCTTCTTTAGAACTCCTAAAGGCTCACGCCGTCATCTCCCGAAGCTGGTTACTTAATAAGTTGAGAGTTGAGAATGGAGAGTGGAGAGTTACTGTGCAGCCGGATAGCGCAGCCCACTCTCCACTCTCCACTCTCCATTCTCAATATATAAAATGGTATGACCATGAAGCACATAGAAATTTCGATGTATGTGCCGATGATCATTGCCAGCGTTATCAGGGAATTACACGAGCCTCAACACCACAAGCCATCGAAGCAGTCACTGCTACCCGGGGTGAAGTGTTGATGTATGCAGGAACGATTTGCGACGCCCGTTTCTCTAAATGTTGCGGCGGGGCTTTTGAAGAGTTTCAGAATTGTTGGGAAAACGTAAAGCACCCCTATCTCACCGGTCAACGAGATTGTAAGGCCGAGAACCAATTGCCCGATTTGACAATAGAGGCGGAGGCTGACAAATGGATCCGTACTTCACCTGTTTCATTCTGCAATACGCAGGATAAAAAGATTCTAAGTCAGGTATTAAACAACTATGACCAGGAGACGGCAGACTTCTATCGTTGGAAAGTCAGCTATACCCAACAAGAACTTTCAACACTGATTCATCAACGTTCGGGAATTGACTTCGGGCAAATTCTGGATTTAATTCCTATAGAACGCGGAACGTCGGGACGTCTTGTCCGGTTGAAAATTGTAGGAACCTTGCGAACGCTTATTATCGGGAAAGAACTGGAAATACGCCGTACCCTATCTGCTTCCCATCTGTATAGTTCCGCTTTCATAATAGACAAAGAATATGAAGAAAAGGGACATAAAGAAGATAAACTCCCTTCACGGTTCATCCTTACCGGAGCCGGATGGGGACATGGAGTAGGACTTTGCCAGATTGGTGCTGCCGTAATGGGAGAGCAAGGTTACAAATATGAAGAAATACTGTCTCACTATTACCCCGGCAGTACGCTCGAAAAACAATATCAATAA